Proteins encoded within one genomic window of Thiothrix litoralis:
- a CDS encoding efflux RND transporter periplasmic adaptor subunit: MKKIILPLLVIAIAIGLGKFIIATGPEADKQPQEIPATVVDAQTLKLQDYQVVLKASGIVRAHTQTNLVAEVSGKVLEISPNFQEGGYFNQGDTLLKLDAANYTNAITIAEGDLAQKQLTLQEQQAQAKLAQQDWNLLDSSRNRPQSDLAARRPHIAAAQAAINAAEAKLQQEKLNLARTRITAPYSGRVQEKRVDVGQYVSPGTVLGIIYATDALEVHLPLSLAQHALLNMPEAFRNKAVDAAQMPTVSFHPTTGNAQDEWPGQVVRSSASLDEKSRQITVIARIDNPYDAREGISTPLRIGQYVSAAIQGKLFNNVYVLPPSAVRQGKEILLLQDGKVLVQAIDVVWSTETDVVIRSATDLNGKRIITTPLPQATTGQVVQVAGEKPQKQAAEVKP, encoded by the coding sequence ATGAAAAAAATCATCCTCCCCCTGCTAGTCATTGCCATTGCTATTGGCTTAGGCAAATTCATTATCGCCACAGGGCCGGAGGCTGATAAACAGCCGCAGGAAATACCGGCTACCGTCGTCGATGCGCAAACCTTGAAGTTGCAGGACTACCAAGTCGTCCTCAAAGCATCCGGCATTGTGCGGGCGCATACCCAAACCAATCTGGTCGCGGAGGTTTCCGGCAAAGTGCTGGAGATTTCCCCTAACTTTCAGGAAGGCGGTTACTTCAACCAAGGCGACACGCTGCTGAAGCTGGATGCTGCCAACTATACCAACGCCATTACCATTGCCGAGGGCGACCTTGCGCAAAAGCAACTGACCCTGCAAGAGCAACAGGCACAAGCCAAACTGGCGCAACAAGACTGGAATTTGCTGGATAGCAGCCGCAACCGTCCCCAAAGCGACCTCGCCGCCCGTCGCCCACACATTGCAGCGGCACAAGCGGCCATCAATGCCGCCGAAGCCAAGCTGCAACAGGAAAAGCTCAACCTTGCCCGCACCCGCATCACCGCACCTTACAGCGGGCGAGTACAAGAAAAGCGCGTGGACGTGGGTCAATACGTCAGCCCCGGCACCGTGCTGGGAATTATTTACGCCACCGACGCACTGGAAGTGCATTTGCCACTGTCACTGGCGCAACATGCCTTGCTCAATATGCCCGAAGCCTTCCGCAATAAAGCGGTTGATGCCGCACAGATGCCCACTGTCAGCTTCCACCCCACCACCGGCAATGCGCAGGATGAATGGCCAGGCCAAGTGGTACGCAGCAGTGCATCCCTCGATGAAAAAAGCCGCCAGATCACGGTGATTGCCCGCATCGACAACCCTTACGACGCCCGCGAAGGCATCAGCACTCCGCTGCGCATCGGCCAATACGTCAGTGCCGCAATTCAAGGCAAGCTGTTCAACAATGTCTACGTTTTGCCACCTTCAGCGGTGCGCCAAGGCAAAGAAATCCTGCTGCTGCAAGACGGCAAGGTGCTGGTACAAGCGATTGACGTGGTGTGGAGCACTGAAACCGACGTTGTGATCCGCAGCGCAACCGACCTGAACGGCAAGCGCATCATTACCACGCCACTACCGCAGGCTACCACCGGGCAAGTCGTGCAAGTAGCCGGGGAGAAACCGCAGAAACAAGCAGCCGAGGTCAAGCCATGA
- a CDS encoding NnrS family protein gives MLLNLEKPYTGKYALHHLGFRPFFLGAGLFAVLGMILWAGIYGFGWSALPAAYPAITWHAHEMVFGYAVAVAAGFLLTAVKNWTNQQTLHETPLLVLAGVWATARLLPFLGVPLIVIAVVDTLFLLWLTIAMARPIIRSKQWKQLALVGKIALLVPANIAFYLGLLGYWPEGVSVGLYSGFYIILGLIFTMGRRVIPFFIERGVGCPFTARNDVWVDRLSLLLFLVFAIADVVALATGNALAGLLSGVLALVQVVLHSFRLLGWYHPNIWGKPLLWSLYLAYGWLIAGFLLKFAYLASGGVPVWIHAFSYGGIAMMTVGMMSRVALGHTGRDVAEPPTILAVIFLLLFAGAFIRVLNIWLVPEFYAMWILSAQFLWIAAFVLFLWHYAPMLIKPRIDGRYG, from the coding sequence ATGCTGCTGAATCTTGAAAAGCCCTACACCGGCAAATACGCCCTCCATCACCTCGGATTCCGCCCCTTCTTCCTCGGCGCAGGGCTATTTGCCGTGCTTGGCATGATCCTGTGGGCGGGCATTTACGGCTTTGGCTGGTCAGCCTTGCCCGCTGCTTACCCCGCCATCACATGGCACGCGCATGAAATGGTGTTCGGCTATGCCGTCGCCGTGGCTGCCGGTTTCCTGCTGACCGCCGTGAAAAACTGGACGAATCAGCAAACCCTGCACGAAACACCGCTACTGGTGTTGGCGGGCGTCTGGGCAACGGCGCGATTGCTGCCGTTTCTGGGCGTACCGTTAATCGTCATCGCCGTGGTCGATACGCTGTTTTTGTTATGGCTGACTATCGCGATGGCACGCCCGATTATTCGCAGCAAACAGTGGAAACAACTGGCGCTGGTGGGCAAAATTGCTCTGCTGGTTCCCGCCAATATCGCTTTCTATCTGGGTTTATTAGGCTATTGGCCGGAAGGCGTAAGCGTCGGCCTCTACTCAGGTTTTTACATCATTCTGGGGCTGATATTCACGATGGGGCGGCGCGTTATCCCGTTTTTCATTGAACGCGGCGTTGGTTGCCCCTTCACAGCACGCAACGATGTGTGGGTAGATCGCCTCAGTCTGCTGTTGTTTCTGGTGTTTGCGATTGCCGATGTAGTAGCCTTGGCAACGGGTAATGCACTGGCGGGATTACTCAGTGGCGTGCTGGCGCTGGTACAGGTCGTGCTGCACAGTTTCCGGCTATTGGGTTGGTATCACCCCAATATCTGGGGAAAGCCGCTGTTGTGGTCACTGTATCTGGCCTATGGCTGGCTGATTGCAGGCTTTTTACTGAAATTTGCCTATTTGGCCAGCGGCGGTGTACCGGTGTGGATTCATGCTTTCTCCTACGGTGGTATTGCGATGATGACCGTGGGCATGATGTCGCGGGTTGCCTTGGGGCATACCGGACGTGATGTGGCGGAACCACCGACGATTCTGGCGGTCATATTCTTGCTGCTGTTTGCAGGCGCCTTCATCCGTGTATTGAATATCTGGCTTGTACCAGAGTTCTACGCGATGTGGATTCTAAGCGCACAATTTCTGTGGATTGCCGCGTTTGTACTGTTTTTGTGGCACTATGCGCCTATGTTGATTAAACCACGTATAGATGGACGTTACGGCTAA
- a CDS encoding TSUP family transporter — protein MELLLALFVIAIIAGWVDSIGGGGGLICIPALLWAGFSPLETLATNKLQASFGSSTAALNYTRHGLVDVKGQKLAIALTFFGSVCGTLLVQQIDSSLLAKAIPTLLIVFALYFLFSPKISDMDKHQVTTPTIFAMTVGFGAGFYDGFFGPGAGMFFTMGYVTLLGFGLPKATGNTKLLNFTSNIASLLFFALSGHILWQVGLVMGVGQIIGSYIGSHMAVKHGTRLIRPVLVTVSLLVSLKLLLT, from the coding sequence ATGGAATTATTGTTAGCCCTGTTCGTCATTGCCATAATTGCTGGTTGGGTAGATTCTATCGGTGGCGGCGGTGGTCTGATCTGCATTCCCGCCTTGCTGTGGGCGGGCTTTAGCCCGTTGGAAACGCTGGCGACCAACAAATTGCAGGCCAGTTTTGGCTCGTCGACCGCAGCGCTGAATTACACCCGCCACGGCCTGGTGGATGTGAAAGGCCAGAAGCTGGCAATTGCGCTGACGTTCTTCGGTTCGGTGTGCGGCACCTTATTGGTGCAGCAAATCGACTCCAGCCTGTTGGCGAAAGCGATTCCGACGCTGTTGATTGTGTTTGCGTTGTATTTCCTGTTTTCACCCAAAATCAGCGACATGGATAAGCATCAAGTGACCACGCCCACGATTTTCGCGATGACGGTTGGGTTTGGTGCAGGGTTTTACGACGGCTTTTTTGGCCCCGGTGCGGGCATGTTTTTTACCATGGGTTATGTGACGCTGCTGGGCTTTGGTTTGCCTAAAGCGACCGGGAATACCAAGCTGCTGAATTTCACCAGCAATATTGCATCACTGCTGTTTTTCGCGCTGTCCGGGCATATCCTCTGGCAGGTAGGCTTGGTGATGGGCGTGGGGCAAATCATCGGCAGTTACATCGGTTCACACATGGCGGTCAAGCACGGTACACGCTTGATCCGCCCGGTGTTGGTCACCGTTTCGCTGTTGGTATCGCTGAAACTGTTACTCACCTGA
- a CDS encoding RNA-guided endonuclease InsQ/TnpB family protein, which produces MAKHLDFPRFKRKGSGDSFRYPDPKQIKLDPGNSRLFLPKLGWIRYRNSRDVLGERRNVTVSSKGSQWFVSIQTQREVEKIASQATTAIGIDLGIARFATFSDGTYLEPRNSFKTKAAKLAKYQRRMAHKQKFSNNWKKAKANVQKIHTQIATARRDFLHKATTTLSQNHALVFIENLQVRNMSKSAAGTAENPGKNVAQKSGLNKAILDQGWGEFRRQLDYKMAWKGGMLFTVPPHYTSQECPECHHVAADNRQTQARFVCVQCHYENNADHVGAINVLERGYRLLACGDAALSRSVKQEPAEVSQLSS; this is translated from the coding sequence ATGGCAAAACACCTTGATTTCCCCCGCTTCAAGCGTAAAGGCAGCGGTGACAGCTTCCGTTATCCTGACCCCAAACAAATCAAGCTCGACCCAGGTAATAGCCGACTTTTCTTGCCGAAACTGGGCTGGATACGCTACCGCAACAGCCGCGATGTGCTGGGAGAACGGCGCAATGTCACGGTTTCCAGCAAGGGCAGCCAATGGTTTGTCAGCATCCAAACTCAGCGGGAAGTGGAAAAAATTGCCTCTCAAGCCACGACAGCCATCGGTATCGACCTTGGTATAGCCCGTTTTGCCACGTTCTCCGACGGTACGTACCTCGAACCGCGCAACAGCTTCAAAACCAAAGCCGCCAAACTCGCCAAATACCAACGGCGCATGGCGCACAAGCAAAAGTTCAGCAACAACTGGAAAAAAGCGAAAGCCAACGTCCAAAAAATTCACACGCAAATCGCCACCGCCCGCCGCGATTTCCTGCACAAGGCGACGACCACGCTCAGCCAAAACCACGCGCTAGTGTTCATCGAAAATTTGCAGGTACGGAATATGTCCAAGTCAGCGGCAGGCACAGCGGAAAACCCCGGTAAAAACGTTGCCCAGAAATCTGGCTTAAACAAAGCCATTCTCGACCAAGGCTGGGGTGAATTTCGACGGCAACTCGACTACAAGATGGCATGGAAAGGCGGCATGTTGTTCACTGTGCCACCGCATTACACCAGTCAGGAATGCCCCGAATGTCACCATGTAGCGGCGGATAATCGTCAGACGCAAGCGCGGTTTGTGTGTGTGCAATGCCATTACGAAAATAACGCCGATCATGTCGGCGCGATCAATGTTTTAGAGCGGGGATACCGCTTGTTAGCCTGTGGAGATGCGGCCTTAAGCCGCTCTGTGAAGCAGGAACCCGCCGAAGTCAGTCAGCTATCTAGCTGA
- the der gene encoding ribosome biogenesis GTPase Der → MKPVLALIGRPNVGKSTLFNRLTRSRDALVADFPGLTRDRKYGTGELNGRSYMLIDTGGLSGEEVGIDEHMAKQTRAAMQEADAILFIVDGKQGLTAADQQIAQDIRVMSKPVFLLVNKIDGVDADQAATEFYGLGFTQVFQIAAVQGRGVTVLMTTVLDSLGAGFDEEEEEEDDGSIRIAFVGRPNVGKSTLINRIMGEERVIAFDQPGTTRDSIFIPFERDGQRYTLIDTAGVRRRSRVDETIEKFSIIKTLDAIQRAHVVIMLVDAHDTIADQDAHLLGLILDAGKALVLAVNKWDGMESDDRDWIKQQIEVKLPFLDFAEKYFISALHGSNVGLLYTAVKRAYDSAMLKVPTPRLTRILEMAVQQHQPPLTRGQRIKLRYAHQGGSNPFRIIIHGNRTDYVPDMYTRYLSNYFHKTLKLVGSQVRIEYKGGENPYEGRRNTLTPRQEHSKKRLAARIHKIKKSEKKKKR, encoded by the coding sequence ATGAAACCCGTTCTCGCACTGATTGGCCGCCCCAATGTTGGCAAATCCACCTTGTTTAACCGTTTGACCCGCTCACGTGATGCGCTGGTCGCGGATTTTCCCGGCCTGACCCGTGACCGTAAATACGGCACTGGCGAACTCAACGGGCGCAGCTACATGCTGATCGACACGGGTGGTTTAAGCGGTGAAGAAGTCGGTATCGACGAACACATGGCGAAACAAACCCGCGCGGCGATGCAGGAAGCCGATGCCATCCTGTTCATCGTTGATGGCAAGCAAGGGCTGACTGCCGCTGACCAGCAAATTGCGCAAGACATCCGCGTCATGAGCAAACCGGTGTTCCTGCTGGTCAACAAGATCGACGGCGTGGACGCGGATCAAGCCGCCACCGAATTTTACGGCCTCGGTTTTACCCAAGTCTTCCAGATTGCAGCGGTGCAAGGGCGCGGCGTCACCGTGCTGATGACCACAGTGCTCGACTCGCTCGGCGCGGGCTTCGATGAGGAAGAAGAAGAGGAAGACGATGGCAGCATCCGCATCGCCTTCGTGGGTCGCCCGAACGTGGGTAAATCCACCCTGATCAACCGCATCATGGGCGAAGAACGCGTCATTGCGTTCGACCAACCCGGCACAACCCGCGACAGCATTTTCATCCCGTTTGAACGCGATGGGCAACGTTACACCCTGATCGACACCGCTGGGGTACGCCGCCGCAGCCGCGTGGATGAGACCATTGAAAAATTCAGTATTATCAAAACGCTGGATGCCATTCAACGGGCGCACGTCGTCATCATGCTGGTGGATGCACACGACACCATCGCCGATCAGGATGCCCACTTGCTGGGGCTGATTCTGGATGCAGGCAAAGCGCTGGTACTCGCCGTCAATAAATGGGATGGCATGGAATCCGATGACCGCGACTGGATCAAGCAACAGATTGAGGTCAAGTTGCCCTTCCTGGATTTCGCAGAAAAGTATTTCATCTCCGCACTGCATGGCTCTAATGTTGGCTTACTGTATACCGCCGTGAAACGTGCTTACGATTCCGCCATGCTCAAGGTACCAACCCCACGTTTGACGCGGATTTTGGAAATGGCGGTGCAACAGCACCAACCACCGCTGACCCGTGGACAACGCATCAAACTGCGTTACGCCCACCAAGGTGGCAGCAACCCATTCCGCATTATTATTCACGGCAACCGTACCGATTATGTGCCGGATATGTACACGCGCTACCTGAGCAATTATTTCCACAAAACCCTCAAACTGGTGGGCAGTCAGGTGCGCATTGAGTACAAGGGCGGCGAAAACCCGTATGAAGGCAGACGCAATACCCTGACCCCACGTCAGGAACACAGCAAAAAACGTCTGGCTGCACGTATCCACAAAATCAAGAAAAGCGAGAAGAAGAAAAAGCGCTAA
- a CDS encoding NUDIX hydrolase, giving the protein MNYCSECGAAVSLKIPENDERMRFVCDVCGVIHYQNPKIVAGALPVWGEQVLLCRRAIAPRYGLWTLPAGFMENGETTDQAAAREAHEEANAKLRDLHLYTVISIPHINQVYMLYRCELASDDFSPGVESLETRLFHEHEIPWNELAFPSVRKTLECFFHDRKQGAFQVRNLGFLAPKPAG; this is encoded by the coding sequence ATGAATTATTGCAGTGAGTGCGGTGCAGCAGTCAGTTTGAAGATTCCCGAAAACGATGAACGAATGCGCTTTGTGTGTGATGTTTGCGGGGTGATTCATTATCAAAACCCTAAAATCGTGGCGGGGGCGTTGCCTGTGTGGGGCGAACAGGTGCTGCTGTGCCGCCGGGCGATTGCGCCGCGCTACGGTTTGTGGACATTACCCGCCGGATTCATGGAAAACGGTGAAACTACCGACCAGGCCGCTGCCCGCGAAGCGCATGAGGAAGCCAATGCCAAGCTGCGCGATTTGCACTTGTACACGGTGATCAGCATCCCGCACATCAATCAGGTGTACATGTTGTACCGCTGCGAGCTGGCCTCAGATGATTTTTCACCGGGGGTGGAAAGTCTGGAAACGCGATTGTTCCATGAGCATGAAATCCCTTGGAATGAGCTGGCGTTCCCCTCGGTGCGCAAAACGCTGGAGTGCTTTTTCCACGACCGCAAACAAGGGGCGTTTCAGGTGCGTAATCTGGGCTTTTTAGCGCCGAAACCAGCAGGCTGA
- a CDS encoding RDD family protein, protein MSNMTAEPATLLRRVGAIIYDTVLAGFSVVIIAAIPAYAFTALTGVKVPAIIMMLVYTAMTYGFFGWFWTHGGQTLGMRAWKVRVVTETGQAINWPQARSRFLWAILSWAALCIGFLVSLFDPERLTWHDRFSQTRLVRIHKK, encoded by the coding sequence ATGAGCAATATGACTGCTGAACCCGCTACTCTCCTCCGCCGCGTTGGCGCGATCATTTACGACACCGTGCTCGCAGGCTTCAGCGTGGTGATTATTGCTGCGATTCCCGCTTACGCTTTCACAGCGCTGACGGGGGTAAAAGTGCCCGCTATCATCATGATGTTGGTGTACACCGCCATGACCTACGGCTTCTTTGGCTGGTTCTGGACGCACGGCGGGCAAACGCTGGGAATGCGGGCATGGAAAGTGCGCGTGGTGACAGAAACAGGGCAAGCCATCAATTGGCCACAAGCCCGCTCGCGTTTTCTGTGGGCTATCCTCAGTTGGGCAGCCTTATGTATCGGCTTTCTCGTCTCATTATTCGACCCGGAACGCCTAACTTGGCATGACCGCTTTTCGCAAACCCGTTTGGTGAGAATCCACAAGAAATAG
- a CDS encoding Uma2 family endonuclease codes for MMSQPQIQHYTTEAEYLAFENDGEIRHEYVDGQIYAMAGASDKHNRVTMNVGFHLRRQTRGTHCTTYLSDMKLRLDSGRYFYYPDVMLCCDPDDNIGGYYREQPCIIVEVASPSTVSTDRREKLRNYQRIPSLRYYLLISPEHVQVDYYQRNANNQWEKAALDTGEVLAIRCGDSTLQLTLEDIYEDMGFFLQ; via the coding sequence ATGATGTCGCAGCCACAGATACAACACTACACAACGGAAGCCGAATACCTCGCGTTTGAAAACGACGGGGAGATACGTCACGAATACGTGGATGGGCAAATTTACGCAATGGCAGGGGCAAGCGATAAACACAATCGTGTCACGATGAATGTTGGCTTCCATCTGCGCCGCCAAACGCGTGGCACGCACTGTACGACGTACCTCAGTGATATGAAGTTGCGACTGGACAGTGGACGTTACTTCTATTACCCCGATGTCATGCTGTGCTGTGATCCTGATGACAATATCGGCGGGTATTACCGTGAACAGCCGTGCATCATCGTTGAAGTCGCCTCACCCTCCACAGTCAGTACCGACCGCCGCGAAAAATTACGCAATTACCAGCGCATCCCCAGTCTGCGTTATTACTTGCTGATTTCACCCGAACACGTTCAAGTGGACTATTACCAGCGCAATGCCAACAACCAATGGGAAAAAGCCGCGCTCGACACGGGCGAAGTGTTGGCTATACGTTGCGGCGATTCCACGCTGCAATTAACACTAGAAGATATTTACGAAGATATGGGATTTTTTCTTCAATGA
- a CDS encoding anthranilate synthase component II has protein sequence MRVLMIDNYDSFTYNIVQYLGELGAKVQIVRNDEIPVEAIDTIAPDKIVLSPGPCTPTEAGISIPTLLRFAGKIPILGVCLGHQSIGQAFGGKIVRAKEIMHGKTSMIHHKGVGVFSSLPNPLEATRYHSLVIEQASLPDCLEITAWTETADGKLDEIMGVRHKTLPVEGVQFHPESILTQYGHDMLRNFLDGK, from the coding sequence ATGCGCGTCTTAATGATTGATAACTATGACTCTTTCACTTACAACATCGTGCAGTATCTGGGCGAGTTAGGGGCGAAAGTTCAGATCGTGCGCAACGACGAAATCCCCGTCGAAGCCATTGATACCATCGCCCCCGACAAAATCGTGCTGTCGCCGGGGCCTTGCACACCAACGGAAGCGGGTATTTCCATCCCCACGCTGCTGCGTTTTGCGGGCAAAATCCCCATCCTCGGCGTATGCCTTGGGCATCAGTCCATTGGGCAAGCCTTCGGCGGCAAGATCGTCCGTGCCAAAGAAATCATGCACGGCAAAACCTCGATGATTCACCATAAAGGTGTCGGCGTATTCAGCAGCCTGCCCAACCCACTGGAAGCCACCCGTTACCATTCGCTAGTGATCGAACAAGCCAGCCTCCCCGACTGTCTGGAAATTACCGCCTGGACAGAAACCGCCGATGGCAAGCTGGATGAAATCATGGGCGTGCGCCACAAAACCCTGCCGGTGGAAGGTGTGCAATTCCACCCAGAATCCATCCTCACCCAATACGGGCATGACATGCTGCGGAATTTTCTGGATGGAAAATGA
- the trpE gene encoding anthranilate synthase component I, with protein sequence MNQEIFDTYIAQGYNRVPVRRTILADLDTPLSAYLKLADAPYSYLFESVQGGEKWGRYSMLGLPAKTIIKVFGLRVEVHRAHQPIEAFDVADPLVWITKFQQQYNVPDIEDLPRFNGGLVGYFGYETIRYIEKKLAQGREKPDPIGTPDIVLMVSDEVVVFDNLRGELHLIVLAEAGGFQQSQQRLDALERQLQEARRLYQPAPTATKVEESDFISGFTEDGFKAAVLAAKEYIKAGDVMQVVLSQRMSIPFAAPPLDLYRALRRLNPSPYMYFLNLGDFHIVGSSPEILVRLEDDIITVRPIAGTRRRGDTEQRDQALETELLNDPKELAEHLMLIDLGRNDAGRVSSIGSVKLTDKMIVERYSHVMHIVSNVTGQLLPGLDAMDVLRATFPAGTVSGAPKIRAMEIIDELEPVKRGVYSGAIGYLAWNGNMDTAIAIRTAVIKDDVLHIQAGAGIVYDSVPQSEWDETMNKGRAVFRAASAALSGLNGKHK encoded by the coding sequence ATGAATCAGGAAATTTTTGATACCTATATCGCCCAAGGCTACAACCGCGTTCCTGTCCGCCGTACCATTCTGGCAGACCTTGATACCCCGTTAAGTGCCTACCTCAAACTCGCTGATGCGCCCTATTCCTACCTGTTCGAGTCCGTACAGGGCGGGGAAAAATGGGGACGTTATTCCATGCTCGGCCTGCCAGCCAAAACCATCATCAAAGTGTTTGGCCTGCGGGTGGAAGTGCACCGCGCCCATCAGCCCATCGAAGCCTTTGACGTAGCTGACCCGCTGGTGTGGATCACCAAATTCCAGCAGCAATACAACGTACCCGACATAGAAGATTTGCCGCGATTCAACGGCGGGCTGGTCGGCTATTTCGGCTACGAAACCATTCGCTACATTGAAAAAAAGCTGGCGCAGGGGCGTGAAAAGCCCGACCCGATTGGCACGCCCGACATCGTGCTGATGGTGTCGGATGAAGTCGTGGTGTTCGACAACCTGCGCGGTGAATTGCACTTGATCGTGCTGGCGGAAGCGGGCGGTTTCCAGCAATCTCAGCAACGCCTCGACGCACTCGAACGCCAGTTGCAGGAAGCCCGTCGCCTCTACCAACCCGCCCCCACAGCGACCAAGGTGGAAGAAAGCGACTTCATTTCAGGCTTCACCGAAGACGGTTTCAAGGCTGCGGTACTGGCTGCCAAGGAATACATCAAGGCCGGGGATGTGATGCAAGTGGTGCTGTCGCAACGCATGAGCATCCCGTTTGCCGCGCCGCCGCTGGATTTGTACCGTGCTTTGCGCCGCCTCAACCCCTCGCCGTACATGTACTTCCTGAATCTGGGCGATTTTCACATTGTCGGTTCCTCGCCGGAAATTCTGGTGCGCCTCGAAGATGACATTATTACCGTGCGCCCGATTGCAGGCACGCGCCGTCGTGGCGACACCGAACAGCGTGATCAGGCACTCGAAACCGAACTCCTCAACGACCCCAAAGAACTCGCCGAACACCTGATGCTGATCGACCTTGGGCGCAACGATGCGGGGCGTGTCAGCAGCATCGGCTCGGTAAAACTCACCGACAAAATGATTGTGGAACGCTATTCGCACGTCATGCACATCGTTTCCAACGTCACCGGGCAACTGCTGCCGGGGCTGGATGCGATGGACGTACTCCGCGCCACCTTCCCCGCCGGAACCGTCAGCGGTGCGCCGAAAATCCGCGCGATGGAAATCATCGACGAACTCGAACCCGTCAAACGCGGCGTGTATTCGGGCGCGATCGGCTATCTGGCGTGGAACGGCAATATGGATACCGCCATCGCCATCCGCACCGCCGTCATCAAGGATGACGTGCTGCACATCCAAGCGGGCGCAGGTATTGTCTACGACTCCGTGCCGCAATCGGAATGGGACGAAACCATGAACAAAGGCCGTGCGGTATTCCGTGCCGCCAGCGCTGCCCTGTCCGGCCTGAATGGCAAACACAAGTGA
- a CDS encoding IS110 family RNA-guided transposase: protein MEQTQETFIGIDVSKAHLDVHGLPSGEAWQADNTSTGITGLVEKLLLWNASLIVMEATGGLETPIACALMEAGLPVAVVNPRQARDFAKAMGQLAKTDKVDARLLALFGERIRPEVRPLKDAEQQLFSQLLARRRQLVEIRVAEQNRWFMAQGSVRGNIEQHLEWLKQHIDDVDKDLGQFVQASPVWKAKEDLLKSFKGVGRIASFTLLASLPELGTLDRKEIAALAGLAPFNRDSGTMRGKRAIWGGRAEVRSLLYMVALVASRSNNTIKKFYEKLVQAGKPKKVALTACMRKILTILNAMVRDNQPWNPQGKQHA, encoded by the coding sequence ATGGAACAAACCCAAGAAACATTTATCGGCATTGATGTTTCCAAAGCACATCTGGATGTTCATGGTTTGCCTTCTGGCGAAGCATGGCAAGCAGATAACACCAGCACCGGAATAACCGGATTGGTCGAAAAGTTGTTGCTTTGGAATGCCAGCCTGATTGTCATGGAAGCGACAGGTGGATTGGAAACGCCCATTGCCTGTGCCTTGATGGAAGCTGGCTTACCCGTTGCCGTAGTGAATCCCCGGCAAGCACGGGATTTTGCTAAAGCAATGGGGCAACTCGCCAAGACGGACAAAGTGGATGCGCGATTACTGGCCTTATTCGGAGAACGTATCCGCCCCGAAGTCCGTCCTTTGAAAGATGCTGAGCAGCAACTTTTTAGCCAATTGCTGGCACGTCGCCGTCAGTTGGTGGAGATACGAGTTGCCGAACAAAACCGTTGGTTTATGGCACAAGGTAGCGTCCGTGGGAATATCGAACAGCACCTTGAATGGCTCAAGCAGCACATTGACGATGTGGACAAAGACTTGGGGCAATTCGTGCAGGCCAGCCCCGTATGGAAAGCGAAGGAAGACCTGCTGAAGAGTTTCAAAGGTGTGGGACGTATTGCCAGTTTCACCTTGCTAGCCTCCCTACCGGAACTGGGGACGCTCGACCGGAAAGAAATAGCGGCCTTGGCAGGTCTCGCGCCCTTCAACCGTGACAGTGGCACGATGCGCGGAAAACGTGCTATCTGGGGTGGACGGGCTGAAGTAAGGAGTTTGCTGTATATGGTGGCGTTAGTAGCATCAAGGAGTAACAATACCATCAAGAAATTTTATGAAAAACTTGTTCAGGCAGGCAAACCCAAGAAGGTTGCACTCACTGCCTGCATGAGAAAAATCCTGACCATCCTGAATGCAATGGTCAGGGATAATCAACCTTGGAACCCACAAGGGAAACAACATGCTTGA